The following proteins are encoded in a genomic region of Alteromonadaceae bacterium 2753L.S.0a.02:
- a CDS encoding lipoxygenase, whose protein sequence is MNNQANVFGIRGDETDQQGKPLWDYFRHEVVDYSDKLLYGANGPWPMPSPGRPLSEVAEVVNMPRAEMWDWYKNVALRYLKLIVTKTPEALYWAYFKSGSRYRNYTDTAFQNLLNRRMYSKFFTPLDHGDKNLFAGEIAAEKLDPTTLLKMDFSGMEKMCNHCHEGVYTAASIVLFTPDGRYDDGSAKFRAVAIHLYTTDAQGKKDQASARTYTPNSKAPDQQKKWRLAKYFVLQGAVHRINMTEHGRLHFPLDAMNAITKSILPTDHPLFVILKPHLRLTLAVDNSVLEGKNALISRTNWTIYSPFAAPGKIIRKLIPDGYVGRRDKPNAFPPYEFPFRVNDTPTSFNLFLSSYLPLFEKFYGEVLDILLPDSYRVDENASDADKQARRCWEFIALWAECTAEWVPGFLRRKALNLTPLNGLVTPDKAPLIATVANIIWNVTIAHAADHVEFGNNGPARNVFRIRVKPPLGDTPVDYNFRKKMVNRFDLFQSYLAHELFYKPLNTVNLEDVRYPFNEIGVDAETQRILEMKHGAFLKALQECDTQQMERDPLLCALEDVSSSIQY, encoded by the coding sequence ATGAACAATCAGGCCAATGTTTTTGGAATTCGCGGCGACGAAACGGATCAACAGGGCAAGCCTCTTTGGGATTATTTTCGCCACGAAGTTGTCGACTACTCAGATAAGCTCCTCTACGGTGCTAACGGCCCCTGGCCCATGCCGTCGCCCGGGCGACCGCTCTCCGAAGTGGCTGAAGTGGTAAATATGCCGCGCGCTGAAATGTGGGACTGGTATAAAAACGTTGCGTTGCGCTATTTAAAATTAATAGTCACCAAGACACCCGAAGCCCTGTATTGGGCCTATTTTAAATCCGGTTCACGTTATAGAAATTACACCGACACGGCCTTTCAAAATCTCTTAAATCGCCGCATGTATAGTAAATTTTTTACACCGCTGGACCACGGCGATAAAAATCTGTTCGCGGGCGAAATCGCCGCCGAAAAGCTGGACCCCACTACGTTGTTGAAAATGGATTTTTCCGGCATGGAAAAAATGTGTAACCACTGCCACGAAGGGGTGTACACCGCAGCCAGCATTGTTCTGTTTACACCCGACGGGCGTTACGACGATGGCAGCGCAAAATTTCGTGCGGTGGCGATTCACCTGTACACTACCGACGCACAAGGCAAAAAAGACCAGGCCAGCGCACGCACCTACACCCCCAACTCCAAAGCACCCGATCAACAAAAAAAATGGCGCCTCGCCAAATACTTCGTGCTGCAAGGCGCGGTGCATCGCATCAATATGACCGAACACGGGCGTTTGCATTTTCCGTTGGATGCCATGAATGCGATCACCAAATCGATCTTACCAACCGACCACCCGCTTTTTGTCATTTTAAAACCGCATCTACGGCTGACACTTGCGGTGGATAATTCCGTGCTGGAAGGAAAAAACGCCTTGATCAGCCGCACCAACTGGACTATCTATTCACCTTTTGCGGCACCGGGTAAAATTATTCGAAAGTTAATTCCCGATGGCTATGTAGGACGTCGCGATAAACCCAACGCTTTTCCGCCCTACGAATTTCCGTTTCGGGTGAATGACACACCCACCAGCTTTAACCTTTTTTTAAGCAGTTATTTGCCGCTGTTCGAAAAATTTTATGGCGAAGTATTGGATATCTTGCTGCCAGACAGTTATCGCGTTGACGAAAATGCCAGTGATGCTGACAAGCAAGCGCGCCGCTGTTGGGAATTTATCGCTCTGTGGGCAGAATGCACCGCAGAATGGGTACCAGGTTTTTTGCGCCGGAAGGCCTTAAATCTCACACCGCTTAACGGCCTGGTAACCCCCGATAAAGCGCCGCTGATTGCTACCGTTGCCAATATTATCTGGAATGTGACCATCGCACACGCTGCCGACCATGTTGAATTTGGCAACAATGGGCCGGCACGCAATGTGTTTCGAATTCGCGTTAAACCGCCGCTGGGCGATACTCCAGTGGATTACAATTTCCGCAAGAAGATGGTGAACCGTTTCGATTTATTCCAATCGTACTTGGCCCACGAATTATTTTACAAACCGCTCAACACCGTAAACTTGGAAGACGTACGCTACCCCTTTAACGAGATAGGCGTGGACGCCGAAACCCAGAGAATCTTAGAAATGAAGCACGGCGCTTTTTTAAAAGCCCTACAGGAATGCGACACCCAACAAATGGAACGCGATCCCTTGCTGTGTGCCTTGGAAGATGTGTCTTCAAGTATTCAGTACTAG
- a CDS encoding isoquinoline 1-oxidoreductase beta subunit gives MVNIVSVDRRQFLKSTGLVGGAFILGIETPVQAAGRVYSRLGMFVSISKDGMVTIASHRAEMGQGISTSTPQIIADELEADWSKVKVVLAPGDKRYGGQSTGGSSSIRHFFTYTRQMGAVARDMLEEAAAIQWKVSKQDVMAKNHVVVHKTSGRELTFGYLAEAASELPVPRVDKVTLKNSKDFKYIGKDVSLVGQYEIVTGKAAYAQDYQVPGMLYASIERPPVVLGKVKSFDASEAKKVPGVVDVIRLKDREAPLNTRPVGGVAVLATNTWAAHEARKTLKITWENGPNSSHNTEPYMKELVAGVQQKGIAVRDAGNVYSHEYDPEKTVEATYTLPYHHHMQMETPAATAWLEGDKCIVWTGSQTPQWGMSQICEELGWDPEKELNRVEFNQLLMGGAFGRKGKNDFVIEAVELAKASGKPVKVVWTREDDVKHGFYHSTSANYFKAEITDKKGADFWIQRVLHPQISWIFNPASDQPDTGNLSQNFADIPFQLSNLSCETNKIGTHLRIGWFRAVQNIHNAFARGCFVDELAEKAGIATQQMWYNLLGEDRIVDPGAEGFEGWTNYGQKENTLHALKISRMKNAIATVVAKADVEKPVAKNEGWGIAYATSFNSYVAAATKVRVENDKLTVLEMHTATDAGVVITPDRVKSQMEGAMIMGLSLAISGLTVTNGVIDQSNFHDYVVARMPQVPPLYAHLIESEEAPGGVGEPGLPPVLPSLVNAIYHASGKRIRDMPVTKVLKV, from the coding sequence GTGGTTAATATCGTTAGTGTTGATCGTCGCCAGTTTCTGAAAAGTACCGGTCTGGTGGGCGGTGCTTTTATTCTTGGCATCGAAACCCCGGTGCAGGCTGCGGGGCGGGTTTACTCGCGCTTGGGTATGTTTGTGAGTATTTCCAAAGACGGCATGGTCACTATCGCCAGTCACCGCGCGGAGATGGGCCAGGGTATCAGTACCAGCACGCCGCAAATTATTGCGGATGAATTGGAAGCCGATTGGAGTAAGGTCAAAGTCGTACTGGCGCCGGGCGACAAACGCTATGGCGGCCAAAGTACCGGCGGTTCCTCGTCGATACGTCACTTTTTTACCTATACCCGGCAAATGGGCGCTGTTGCGCGCGATATGCTGGAAGAAGCCGCCGCCATCCAGTGGAAGGTAAGTAAACAGGATGTTATGGCGAAGAATCACGTGGTGGTTCACAAAACCTCCGGCCGGGAGCTCACCTTCGGCTATCTCGCTGAAGCGGCATCCGAACTGCCAGTACCCAGGGTGGATAAAGTCACGCTCAAAAACAGCAAAGATTTCAAATACATCGGTAAGGATGTGAGCCTGGTGGGCCAGTACGAAATTGTGACCGGCAAGGCTGCCTATGCGCAGGACTATCAGGTGCCGGGTATGCTCTACGCCAGCATTGAACGCCCCCCCGTGGTATTGGGCAAGGTGAAAAGTTTCGATGCCAGTGAAGCGAAGAAGGTACCCGGTGTGGTGGATGTGATTCGCTTGAAAGATCGCGAAGCGCCTCTCAATACGCGCCCGGTGGGTGGCGTTGCGGTGCTGGCCACGAATACCTGGGCAGCGCACGAAGCGCGCAAGACATTAAAAATCACCTGGGAAAACGGCCCGAACTCCAGCCACAACACTGAACCTTACATGAAAGAGCTGGTTGCGGGTGTGCAGCAAAAAGGGATTGCGGTGCGCGACGCCGGAAATGTGTACAGCCATGAATACGACCCCGAAAAAACCGTAGAAGCTACCTACACCCTGCCCTATCACCACCACATGCAAATGGAAACGCCAGCGGCAACGGCATGGCTTGAGGGAGATAAATGCATTGTTTGGACCGGTAGCCAAACGCCTCAATGGGGCATGTCGCAAATTTGTGAGGAGCTGGGCTGGGACCCAGAAAAAGAGCTCAATCGTGTTGAATTCAATCAGCTGCTGATGGGCGGTGCCTTCGGTCGCAAAGGTAAAAACGATTTTGTAATTGAAGCTGTGGAACTTGCAAAAGCCAGTGGCAAACCGGTGAAAGTAGTTTGGACTCGTGAAGACGATGTTAAACACGGATTTTATCATTCCACCTCCGCGAATTATTTTAAAGCTGAGATCACCGATAAAAAAGGCGCAGATTTTTGGATACAGCGTGTTTTACATCCGCAAATTTCGTGGATCTTCAACCCCGCTTCAGACCAGCCTGATACTGGCAATCTTTCGCAGAACTTTGCTGATATTCCATTTCAATTAAGTAACCTTTCCTGCGAAACCAACAAAATAGGCACCCACTTGCGCATTGGTTGGTTTCGCGCCGTGCAGAATATTCACAATGCCTTTGCACGCGGATGTTTTGTGGATGAGCTGGCCGAGAAAGCCGGTATTGCCACCCAGCAAATGTGGTACAACTTGCTCGGCGAAGATCGTATCGTAGACCCGGGTGCCGAAGGATTCGAAGGCTGGACAAACTACGGCCAAAAAGAAAATACACTACACGCGCTTAAAATTTCCCGTATGAAAAACGCCATTGCCACTGTGGTGGCCAAGGCTGATGTCGAAAAACCGGTGGCGAAAAATGAAGGCTGGGGTATTGCCTATGCCACCAGTTTTAATTCCTACGTGGCGGCGGCAACCAAGGTTCGGGTGGAGAACGATAAATTAACGGTGTTGGAAATGCATACCGCCACAGATGCTGGTGTAGTAATAACGCCGGATCGGGTCAAATCGCAAATGGAAGGCGCCATGATAATGGGCTTGAGCCTGGCCATTAGCGGTTTAACCGTTACCAACGGCGTGATCGATCAAAGTAATTTCCACGATTACGTGGTGGCCCGCATGCCGCAGGTACCCCCTTTGTATGCGCACTTAATCGAATCTGAAGAAGCGCCTGGTGGTGTAGGTGAACCTGGTTTGCCACCCGTACTACCCAGCCTAGTGAATGCGATATACCATGCTTCGGGTAAGCGAATACGCGACATGCCGGTTACCAAAGTATTAAAGGTATAG
- a CDS encoding isoquinoline 1-oxidoreductase alpha subunit: protein MIKLTVNDQALELDADPNMPLLYALRDLAGLTGTKFGCGLGQCGACTVLINGNPTRSCLTPLSAVVGSKITTIEGLASEDELHPVQQAWLDNKVPQCGYCQSGQIMSAVALLASNPSPSDKDIDNYMQGNICRCGTYPRIKQAIKDAGVQIQEVKRG from the coding sequence ATGATCAAACTCACCGTTAACGACCAAGCGCTCGAACTCGACGCCGACCCCAATATGCCACTGCTCTACGCACTGCGTGACCTCGCGGGGCTCACTGGTACAAAGTTCGGCTGCGGCTTGGGCCAGTGCGGCGCTTGTACCGTGCTTATTAATGGCAACCCGACACGCTCCTGCTTAACTCCCCTATCGGCGGTGGTGGGCAGCAAAATTACCACTATCGAAGGGTTGGCCTCGGAAGATGAATTGCATCCGGTACAGCAAGCTTGGCTCGATAATAAGGTGCCCCAGTGCGGGTACTGCCAGAGTGGTCAGATAATGAGTGCCGTGGCGTTGCTCGCCAGTAACCCTTCGCCCAGCGATAAGGACATCGACAATTACATGCAAGGCAATATTTGCCGATGTGGCACCTACCCGCGTATCAAGCAAGCCATTAAAGATGCCGGTGTTCAAATTCAGGAGGTGAAGCGTGGTTAA
- a CDS encoding hemerythrin: MQKSADTPGVEPLLFRWDKNLETGIAIIDEQHHHLVDLVNQLAQSIVQQHSTQNLSIYEDLKNYAAYHFETERQIWYEALGTDDPWCEEHDHAHAQFLPAIENIFDENETDSRDDFVEKIFRYLVRWLLFHILEEDKKLAYVVLAVKQGIDKKNAKALANSRASTSFNVFIDTLLSMHDQLAIRTFSLIREQQKRERVQIELEESNAQLANLSITDQLTGLHNRRYFDATLDEELRRSKRNNTPLALIYADIDDFKRLNDHYGHIAGDHALQQIAGIFKNACQRSADYAFRIGGEEFAILLADTDIAKATAFAETLRVRTETLAIPNCRSRVCEHVTLSLGAFAKIPEPHDTPDYFLQQADLLLYRAKSTGRNCVASPSN, from the coding sequence GTGCAAAAATCCGCAGACACGCCCGGCGTAGAACCCCTACTGTTTCGCTGGGATAAAAACCTGGAAACAGGCATCGCAATTATCGACGAACAGCACCACCACCTGGTGGATCTGGTCAATCAGCTCGCCCAATCGATTGTGCAACAGCACTCCACGCAGAATCTGTCAATTTACGAAGACCTTAAAAACTACGCAGCCTATCATTTCGAAACCGAGCGCCAGATATGGTATGAAGCACTTGGCACAGACGACCCCTGGTGCGAGGAGCACGACCATGCCCATGCGCAATTCCTACCCGCCATCGAAAACATATTTGACGAAAACGAAACTGACAGCCGTGACGATTTCGTGGAAAAAATATTTCGTTATTTGGTGCGCTGGCTGCTATTCCATATTCTTGAAGAAGATAAAAAACTCGCCTACGTGGTTTTGGCGGTAAAACAGGGTATTGATAAGAAAAATGCCAAAGCCCTGGCAAACAGTCGTGCAAGTACCTCGTTTAACGTGTTTATCGATACCTTACTGAGCATGCATGACCAGCTCGCCATTCGCACCTTCTCGCTCATTCGCGAGCAACAAAAGCGCGAGCGTGTTCAAATCGAATTAGAAGAATCTAATGCACAGCTCGCGAATCTTTCGATTACAGATCAGCTCACCGGCTTACACAACCGACGCTATTTTGATGCCACCCTGGACGAGGAATTGCGACGCAGCAAGCGCAACAACACACCACTGGCCCTGATCTACGCCGATATTGACGATTTCAAACGACTAAACGATCACTACGGCCACATCGCAGGAGATCATGCGCTGCAACAAATTGCGGGCATATTTAAAAACGCCTGCCAGCGCAGTGCCGATTATGCATTTCGGATTGGCGGCGAAGAGTTTGCGATACTGCTCGCCGATACAGATATCGCAAAAGCCACAGCTTTTGCCGAAACCCTGCGCGTTAGAACAGAAACATTGGCCATTCCGAATTGTCGCAGTCGGGTTTGCGAACATGTGACTCTATCGTTGGGTGCCTTCGCCAAAATTCCAGAACCCCACGACACGCCAGACTATTTTTTGCAGCAAGCGGATTTGTTGCTATACCGAGCGAAAAGCACCGGTCGAAACTGCGTCGCCAGCCCATCAAACTAA
- a CDS encoding tautomerase-like protein encodes MIVIYGIDTELNPIKAKLSDVLHQCMQTVLGMPEDKRAHRFIPMARDNFYYPGGRSDAYTVIEINMMAGRKVETQKLLIKEIFKQTQIQLSLAPQDVEIVIKEQAPYQWGFRGMTGDEVNDLKYQINV; translated from the coding sequence ATGATTGTGATCTATGGCATAGATACTGAACTTAACCCCATCAAAGCAAAACTTTCCGATGTGCTGCATCAATGCATGCAAACCGTTTTGGGCATGCCTGAAGACAAACGCGCACATCGCTTTATACCTATGGCACGCGACAACTTTTATTATCCGGGCGGTCGCAGCGATGCCTATACAGTCATCGAAATAAATATGATGGCGGGACGCAAGGTAGAAACCCAAAAACTATTGATTAAAGAAATATTTAAGCAAACCCAAATTCAACTGAGTTTGGCGCCTCAGGATGTCGAAATTGTTATAAAGGAACAGGCTCCTTATCAATGGGGTTTCAGAGGTATGACAGGCGACGAAGTTAATGACTTGAAATATCAAATTAATGTCTAA
- a CDS encoding quinol monooxygenase YgiN: MSKIKLSGYIDIPVEDLQAVLRELPMHISLSRDEPGCLEFNVVQDSEIATRLYVYEIFASEPHFEHHQRRLQTSDWGQLTASATRNYKKEVIRYDSTVHNRNTI, translated from the coding sequence ATGTCTAAAATAAAGCTGAGTGGTTACATCGACATACCTGTGGAAGACCTACAGGCTGTGTTGCGGGAACTCCCGATGCATATTTCTTTATCGCGCGATGAACCCGGCTGTTTAGAATTTAATGTAGTTCAAGATAGCGAAATAGCAACGCGCTTGTATGTGTATGAAATTTTCGCCAGCGAACCACATTTCGAGCACCATCAACGCCGCTTGCAAACATCCGACTGGGGACAACTCACAGCCAGTGCGACAAGAAATTATAAGAAAGAGGTAATCAGGTATGATTCAACTGTGCACAACCGAAACACAATTTGA
- a CDS encoding acetyltransferase (GNAT) family protein, giving the protein MIQLCTTETQFDECYSVLSQLYSDLTQVQFKERISEMSANGYQIVLLRAGNTPVCYCGFITGENFACGRYLYLCELVTIEAYRSRGYGEQMLDWLLHYARDLRIETVHLDSPVTRHQAHKFYMTHGFVQAAYHFELKL; this is encoded by the coding sequence ATGATTCAACTGTGCACAACCGAAACACAATTTGACGAATGTTATTCGGTACTCAGCCAGCTCTACAGTGATCTAACACAGGTGCAGTTTAAAGAGCGAATTAGCGAGATGTCAGCCAACGGTTATCAAATTGTGCTGCTGCGCGCGGGCAATACACCGGTATGCTATTGCGGTTTTATTACTGGAGAAAATTTTGCGTGCGGCCGTTATCTCTACCTGTGTGAACTGGTGACGATTGAAGCTTATCGTTCTCGTGGTTATGGAGAGCAAATGCTCGATTGGCTTTTGCATTATGCACGGGATCTGCGCATTGAAACCGTTCATCTCGATTCGCCGGTGACCCGCCACCAGGCTCACAAATTTTATATGACGCACGGTTTCGTGCAGGCGGCTTATCACTTTGAGTTGAAATTGTGA
- a CDS encoding acetyltransferase (GNAT) family protein, translated as MHLRRLINGDLPQLLQLYHQLHAEDTAADKTSLDSAWQQLVESDWQFILGGFLSETLIASCCLAINANLTRGARPYGIIENMVTHKDFRGRGFGKKLMQFAVNTAWQHKCYKVMLLTGRQSETVLNFYKNCGFKSDEKTAFICRASN; from the coding sequence ATGCACTTGCGGCGACTCATTAACGGCGATTTACCACAACTGTTACAGCTCTACCACCAGCTACACGCAGAAGATACAGCGGCAGATAAAACTTCATTAGATTCAGCGTGGCAACAACTCGTTGAATCCGACTGGCAATTTATCCTAGGCGGCTTTTTAAGCGAAACGCTCATAGCCAGTTGTTGTTTAGCCATAAATGCCAATTTAACCCGTGGTGCACGTCCTTATGGGATTATCGAAAATATGGTTACCCATAAAGACTTTCGTGGCCGGGGCTTCGGCAAGAAACTGATGCAATTTGCAGTGAACACGGCGTGGCAGCACAAATGTTATAAAGTCATGCTTCTCACCGGTCGCCAATCTGAAACTGTCTTAAATTTTTATAAAAACTGCGGTTTCAAGAGTGACGAAAAAACCGCATTTATATGCCGTGCCAGTAATTAG
- a CDS encoding acetyltransferase (GNAT) family protein — translation MKTITERSAQESDCRAIAELYRIASEGVSDYIWSTVAQPGEDLLTVGERRYQRRDTTFSFENCTVLATNTEVVGMLFAYPLFVDDNKIESDPVMQPYEFLEEDASYYISGLALYEPYRRRGLGKRLLQIAERQARECDLRKVSLIAFASNTPALNLYFQQGYKEKLRHKIFPHPLIHTEGDALLLVKQL, via the coding sequence ATGAAAACCATAACGGAACGATCTGCTCAGGAAAGCGATTGTCGGGCCATCGCTGAGTTATATCGCATTGCGTCGGAAGGCGTTAGCGACTATATCTGGTCGACTGTGGCACAACCTGGCGAAGATTTACTAACGGTGGGGGAGCGGCGTTACCAGCGCCGCGATACCACTTTCAGTTTTGAAAATTGCACGGTATTGGCAACGAACACTGAGGTGGTGGGCATGTTATTCGCGTACCCATTGTTTGTTGATGATAACAAAATTGAAAGTGACCCGGTAATGCAGCCCTACGAATTTTTAGAGGAAGATGCCAGCTACTATATTTCCGGGTTGGCACTTTACGAGCCTTATCGACGCCGAGGCCTCGGCAAGCGTTTACTGCAAATTGCCGAGCGACAGGCTCGGGAGTGTGACTTGAGAAAGGTGAGCCTGATTGCCTTTGCGAGTAACACGCCAGCACTGAATTTATATTTTCAACAAGGCTACAAAGAAAAGTTACGTCATAAAATATTTCCGCATCCACTAATTCATACCGAGGGAGATGCCTTGTTGTTGGTTAAACAACTTTGA
- a CDS encoding homocysteine S-methyltransferase has protein sequence MGIFREQLPQLNNEPFITDGGMETTLVFHRNLELPCFAAFTLLSSEQGREQLQDYFQPYLQLARQHQVGIILETATWRANRDWGKQLGYNTEQLHAVNHLAVQELLKIREQHATPKTPVVISGNIGPRGDGYVVQQKMTAQQACDYHREQIQTFAETQVDMVCAMTINYVEEAIGIARAATEFNLPVCISFTVETDGHLPSGDTLQAAIEEVDWETGFYPVYYMVNCAHPSHFQHVLHSEDAWVDRIYAVRANASRCSHAQLDEAETLDVGNPSELGEEYHHLSKLLKNLRIFGGCCGTDHRHIAAVCDSCL, from the coding sequence ATGGGGATTTTTCGCGAACAACTACCACAACTTAACAACGAACCTTTTATAACAGACGGCGGAATGGAAACCACCCTGGTATTCCACCGTAATCTGGAATTGCCCTGCTTCGCCGCTTTCACGCTGTTAAGCAGTGAGCAGGGGCGTGAGCAATTACAAGATTACTTTCAGCCGTATTTGCAATTAGCACGACAACACCAAGTGGGAATTATTCTGGAAACCGCTACCTGGCGAGCTAATCGCGATTGGGGTAAACAATTGGGGTACAACACCGAACAACTGCACGCGGTGAATCATCTTGCAGTACAGGAGTTGTTAAAAATACGCGAGCAGCATGCGACTCCAAAAACGCCGGTGGTGATCAGTGGCAACATTGGTCCGCGCGGTGACGGATACGTGGTGCAACAAAAAATGACGGCACAACAAGCCTGTGATTATCATCGCGAACAGATACAGACCTTTGCTGAAACTCAGGTGGATATGGTGTGTGCCATGACCATAAATTATGTGGAAGAGGCGATAGGTATCGCTCGCGCCGCAACAGAATTTAACCTTCCCGTGTGTATTTCATTTACGGTGGAAACCGATGGCCATTTGCCCAGTGGCGACACTCTGCAGGCTGCCATCGAAGAGGTGGACTGGGAAACCGGGTTTTACCCGGTGTATTACATGGTGAATTGTGCACACCCCAGCCATTTTCAACATGTCTTGCACAGCGAAGACGCCTGGGTAGATCGCATTTATGCGGTGCGTGCCAACGCCTCGCGCTGCAGTCATGCACAATTAGATGAGGCGGAAACACTGGATGTGGGCAATCCCTCGGAATTGGGAGAGGAGTATCACCACCTCAGCAAATTATTAAAGAATTTGCGCATCTTTGGTGGCTGCTGTGGTACCGATCACCGCCACATTGCGGCAGTCTGCGACAGTTGTTTGTAA
- a CDS encoding transcriptional regulator GlxA family with amidase domain, whose product MSTVKPLQVALLVTRESSAATLYGMFDMFSSVGRDWQLLTGESPGHGFIKPELVSCNGEGFNSLNGAWLQPQKSFASCTTPDLICIPDLLVAPYQEIRGQYPEEVAWLTEQYARGAFIATACTGALLVAETGLLDHQECTTHWAYCEAMREHYPNIQVYGERSLVISGDEQRLLQAGGGTSWMDLALLITARFCGPEEAMRLARIYLLDWHHVGQQPYAVLSRPRNTEDALITRCQQWLAQHYESESPVAKMVEISGLNERTFARRFSKATGLSPLEYVHAMRLEEAKQMLETGDQSIEWIANEIGYEDGSFFGRLFKRKVGLTPAQYRKRFGSLRKSFSELQS is encoded by the coding sequence ATGAGTACAGTTAAACCCCTGCAAGTTGCACTGCTGGTGACACGCGAATCTTCCGCAGCCACACTCTACGGCATGTTCGACATGTTCAGTTCAGTAGGCCGGGACTGGCAATTGCTTACTGGCGAATCACCTGGCCACGGTTTTATTAAACCGGAACTGGTTTCATGTAACGGTGAAGGTTTTAACTCGTTGAACGGCGCCTGGTTGCAGCCGCAAAAAAGTTTCGCCAGTTGCACTACACCCGACCTTATTTGCATTCCAGATTTGTTAGTAGCGCCTTATCAGGAAATCCGTGGCCAATACCCTGAGGAAGTCGCCTGGCTCACGGAGCAATACGCACGCGGCGCGTTTATCGCAACGGCATGCACCGGTGCGTTGTTGGTGGCTGAAACCGGCCTGCTCGACCACCAGGAATGCACCACCCACTGGGCCTACTGCGAAGCCATGCGCGAGCACTACCCAAACATTCAGGTATATGGCGAACGCTCTCTAGTCATTAGCGGCGACGAGCAACGTTTACTCCAGGCGGGTGGTGGTACCTCGTGGATGGATCTCGCCCTGCTAATTACCGCACGATTCTGCGGCCCCGAAGAAGCCATGCGCTTGGCGCGTATCTATTTGCTCGACTGGCATCATGTGGGGCAGCAACCTTATGCGGTACTGAGTCGCCCGCGCAACACGGAAGACGCGCTTATCACCCGCTGCCAGCAGTGGCTGGCACAACATTACGAGAGCGAATCCCCAGTTGCCAAGATGGTGGAGATCAGTGGCCTAAATGAACGCACGTTTGCACGACGTTTCAGCAAAGCGACCGGTTTATCGCCTTTGGAATATGTACACGCTATGCGCCTCGAAGAAGCCAAGCAGATGCTCGAAACCGGAGACCAATCCATTGAATGGATAGCTAATGAGATTGGCTATGAAGATGGCAGCTTCTTCGGGCGTTTGTTCAAGCGCAAAGTGGGTTTAACACCGGCACAGTATCGCAAGCGATTCGGCTCGCTGCGCAAATCGTTCAGCGAGTTGCAGAGTTAA
- a CDS encoding NAD(P)-dependent dehydrogenase (short-subunit alcohol dehydrogenase family), which produces MNLENATVFITGANRGIGRELVTQCLKAGARKVYCGVRDIASLEFDDVRIVPVHLDVSDAASINDAATLAGDCQLLINNAGVLDFGDVLQTTEAQFEKAFTVNTWGLLNMTRALELALQKNSGAVVNILTLLSLASMPGMAAYNASKAAAWSLTLSLRATLAAKNITVHSVFPGAVDTTMLAGVDIAKTAPQQVAEAIVQGVIEGREDIFPDPMSQQVYAAWRSDHKAVEKQFAAM; this is translated from the coding sequence ATGAATTTAGAAAATGCGACTGTATTTATTACCGGCGCGAACCGTGGCATTGGCCGGGAACTGGTAACCCAATGCCTCAAGGCCGGGGCGCGTAAAGTGTATTGTGGCGTGCGCGATATTGCATCCTTAGAATTCGATGACGTTCGAATTGTGCCGGTCCACTTAGATGTGAGCGATGCAGCATCCATTAATGATGCCGCCACTCTCGCCGGGGATTGCCAACTGCTGATAAACAACGCGGGTGTTTTGGATTTTGGCGATGTGTTACAAACCACTGAAGCGCAATTTGAGAAGGCTTTCACCGTTAATACTTGGGGCTTGCTCAATATGACTCGCGCGCTGGAGCTCGCATTGCAAAAAAATAGCGGTGCTGTGGTAAACATACTAACGCTGCTATCTCTGGCTAGTATGCCAGGTATGGCCGCTTACAACGCCTCCAAAGCGGCAGCCTGGAGCCTTACACTGTCACTGCGGGCAACACTTGCCGCAAAAAATATTACCGTGCATAGCGTGTTTCCCGGTGCGGTAGATACAACAATGCTTGCGGGTGTGGATATCGCAAAAACCGCACCTCAGCAAGTAGCTGAAGCCATTGTGCAGGGGGTGATCGAAGGCCGTGAAGATATTTTCCCCGATCCCATGTCGCAGCAGGTTTACGCCGCGTGGCGCAGCGATCACAAAGCCGTGGAAAAACAGTTTGCGGCGATGTAA